The Ornithorhynchus anatinus isolate Pmale09 chromosome 11, mOrnAna1.pri.v4, whole genome shotgun sequence genomic interval caacccttagaacggtgctttgcacatagtaagtgcttaacaaatgccatcatcattattattattattattactaagcacccaatagatacaggctaaagaggttggacacggtccctgtcccacggggggctcacgatctcaatccccacttcagagatgagggaactgaggtgcagagaagtgaattgacttgcccaaggtcacccagcagacaagtaggggggattagaacccacgccctcttgcccacgtccttcttagagaagcagcgcggttcagtgcaaagagcccggggctggggagtcagaggtcgtgggtcctaggccccgccacttaataataatgctggtatttgttaagcgcttactatgtgcagagccctgttctaagcgctgggggagatacagagtagtcaggtggtcccacgtggggctcacagtcttcatccccattttacagatgagggaactgaggcccagagaagtgaagtgacttgcccacagccacccagctgacaaggggcagagccgggatttgaacccatgtcctctgactcccaagcccgggctctttcccctggccacagccacccagctgacaaggggcagagccgggatttgaacccatgacctctgactcccaagcccgggctctttcccctgagccacgctgcttgtcagctgggtgatttggggccagtcacttcacttctctgggcctcagttccctcatctggaaaatggggatgaagaccgggagccccacgtggggccacctgatcatcttgtatcctcccccagcgcttagaacagcgccgtgcacatagtaagcgcttaacacatacccacgtgatttttaaaatgggggtgaagaccgtaagcctcacgtgggaccacgtgATGACCCTCccgcagcgcttcgaacagtgctgtgcacatagtaagcgcttaacagagaccaacatgattattattattgtcaccaggccatgccgcttcaaggGGGGGGTCGGGGCCCAAGTGAGTCCGGGCGATGGCCTCCCCCCGAACCCGCCCGATGCCCATCCCACCCGCCGCGCCCGGACCTGGAGGAGCCGCGCATCCAAACCCATGTGCTCGAAGCCCAGCGGTTCGTCCTCCATGGCTGCTCCGAAGGGGCTGTGCGCATGCGcgagccgggaggggcggggggagacggagggagggggagggcggggcgacGGGGCAGGGCGACCCCCGATTGGCTCCGGCGGGACGGGCCCCGGCCTCTGATTGGTGGAAGCCTCCCGGCGTAGCCCCCCCTCCGAGGACGCGCTGACGTAACCACCACGGCCCCTCTGGAGAAGAAGGAGGCCGTGGGGGCCGATGAGGCGCCAGGCCGCCATGACAGGAGGCCCCTTGCCTCTGCCCTCTTCACCGGGCATCTTCCCTGTGTCCTGCCCGaacacggataataataatgttgatctttgttaagcccttactatgtgccaagccctgttctaagcactgagggagatagaagcagggtggctcggtgggaagagcccgggcttgggagtcagaggtcgtgggttcgaatcccggcgctgccacttgtcagctgtgtgactctgggcgagtcacgtcacttctctgggcctcagtttcctcatctgtaaaatggggatgaagacggtgcacctcatgtgggaccacctgatgaccctgttgtcagctgtgtgactgggggcaagtcacttcactactctgtgcctcagttccctcatctgtaaaatggggattaactgtgagcctcatgtgggacgacctgatgaccctgtatctaccccagcgcttagaacagtgctcggcacatagtaagcgcttaacaaataccaacattattactgtatctcccccagcgcttagaacagtgctctgcacatagtaagcgcttaacaaataccaacattattattagaaggtcatcaggttgtcccatgtggggctcacagtgacttgcccaaggtcacacagctgacactcatcggagcagggattcaaacccttgacctccgactcccgagcccaggctctttccactgagccaccttccgCATTGCCTAGGGACCCGCACAAGCCTGGGCCTTAATaaaataacaaatataataaaaataacaatggtgggacttgttaagcgctcactatgtgcagagcactgttctaagcgctgggggagattcagggtgtcccacgtggggctcccagtcttcatccccatttgccagatgaggtcactgaggcccagagaagtgaaggcacttgccctaagtcgcacagctgataagcggcggagccgggatgaatactaaaaatgttagtatttgttcagcgcttactatgtgcagagcactgttctaagtgctgggggggatacagggtcatcaggttgaggaggctcacagtcttgatccccattttacagatgaggtaactgaggcacagagaagttaagtgacttgcccaaagtcacacagctgacaaatgacaaagctgggattcaaacccatgacctctgactccccagcccatattctttccactaagccatgctgcttctctgcatactccacacgtgataagcgcttagtaataataagcagcagcgtggcttagtggaaagagcacaggcttgggagtcagaggttgtgggttctaattctggctccgctacttatcagctgtgtgaccttgggcaacttctctgtgcctcagttaccttatctgtaaaatggggatgaagactgtcagccctacgtgggacaacctgattaccctgtatctcccccagcgcttaggacagtgcttggcccatagtaagcgcttaacaaataccaacgttattatttacttactatgtgccaaagactgctctaagcactggggtagatacaaggtaatcaggttgtcccacatggggctcggtcttaatccccattttacagatgaggtaactgaggcccagagaataataagaataataatgatatttgttaagcgtttactatgtgccaagcaatgttctaagcgctgggggcgatacaagataagcaggttgtcccaagtggggcccacggtcttcatccccattttacagatgaggtcactggggcacagagaagttaagttacttgcccaaagatgCACAGCTGataacggcggagccgggattagaacccacgtcctctgacgcccaagcctgggttctttccactaagccacgttgcttctcaataccaTCAGTGGGTAGATGGGCCCACCTTCCTCACCAGCCCTGGACCCAGAGGGGCAGGACCACGGGGGAAACCTGAACAAAGCAACGAGTAGGATTTAACGGGGGCCTCTCGGAGGCAAGGtgttgtattaagaacttggaagactcgatccctgcccacaagtaacggacaatctagcaggggaaaaaaGGCACTCAGACTACtgttaggaggaagtaatagagtgtgAAGGAGAGGACCTGAGAGCTccaagggagggtggggagcacCCGAGGGCTGAGAAAATGCAGAAGTTCTGATGTGGCAGTTGGGggacatatagagaagcagcgtggctcagtgaaaagagcccgggcttaggagtcagaggtcgtgggttctaatcctggctccgccccatctgtcggctatgtgacttggggcaagtcacttcacttctcggtgcctcggttaccccatctgtaaaatggggattaagactgtgagccccacgagggacaacctgattaccctgcatctaccccagtgcttggttcagtgctcggcacatagtaagcgcttaataccaacatgattattatataGAAggctagaaattaatcaggggaaCCTCCTGGAGATGGCGTAGTgcatagcgcacaggcctgggagtcaggtcatgggttctaatcctggctccgcccactgtctgctgcgtgactttgggcaagtcatttcacttctctaggcctcagttccctcatctgtaaaatggggatggagactgagagccccacacgggacagggactgtcccccatccaatttgcttgtacctaccccagcgcttagtacaatgccaggcacatagtaagcacttaacaccacaattatcattattattgttgttatgatgCAATTTACGAAACAACAGGGAGCAGCGTGGGAGGTGGCTGCTGAACGGACCTTCCTGAAACAAGGGAACCAGGCACATTTCAGCTACTTCCCTGGGCTCCCTGCCTGGTAGGGAACATTAGTTCGACAGGAGGTTAGGGGAAACAGAAGATGCCCAGAAGCTGAAAACCCAAGGGAAGAGAAGCGACATCAGAGTCAGAAATGTGATGGGAATGGGAAGATCTTGTCAAGCGCATAGACTGGGgagtgaaagaaagggaggagaggttcttCGGACAAagtcgggggagacggggcaCAGCTTGGGTAGCTGGGCAAAAGAGCTGGGGAAGCAGTATaagagaaagagcccaggcctgggagttggaggatgtgggttctaatcctggctccggcaacTTGTCCACTTGGTGACCtagagcaggtcacttaatttctctttgcctcagctagcccatgtgcaaaatggggattaagactgtgagccttacttaagacagggattgtgtccaactcgatcatcttgtatctaccccagtgcttagtacggtgcctggcacacggtaagcccttaaatgccagttaaaaaaaaaaaaattcagaaccaGCCTTATGGtagtcccacccccaaccactcTGCTCCCCCGCTCCTCGCCTTGTCTGGCTCTGCCTCCACTTCAAACCAGACACCAGAGCTCCCAGAACAGGTTTTATTTCATTGGAAAAATCAGTACAAAGAACCAAAACTGGGCCCCACGAAGAAAACATTTACTGCATCTTAAATAAAACTGAGCAGGGAGCAGCTCTGGacgtggggggagaagggaggggctgagggatgggggacCTGCTGCTTTCAGCCGCTCACCTCAAAACCTCACCCCCTCCGGGCCCCTTCCGAAGAGCACCAGTAGCCCACAGGCAACCCTGAGGGGTCACACCCGGGCCTGGCTTCTCTCCGGGAGATCTCTTAGGGAGCAGGCTGCTGGCCGTTCCAACCCTTCGGCCCTCTAGTCCCACCCTGCCTGCCGCTCCGGCCGGAACCGAAGCGGAACTCGGGGCCACCGGGCCAAGGGTTTTCTGGCCCCCCCCCTTCACAGCATTACCTTTGGAGACCAAGAACAATAATAGAATTCAAAAAATATTTCTGCTCTGTAGAAAATCTCATTCTCCTGGCGCCCAAAGAGGTGGCCGCCAGCCTCGGCCCAGGGGCAGGGTAAGGCCGGCGGCGAACGGCCTCTGGCCGggcatccccccccccgcctcgaccCCCACGGCATCTCAGTCTCACTGCGGAGGCCCAGCGAGCAGGAGGGGCGGAACAGAGCGAGACGGGGGCAGTGGGTAGGGAAGTGGTGGTTCGCTTGGTCAGTGGAACGGCAGGCGGGGGCGGGCTGGTCTGACCAGGTGGGGACCAGGGTTTGGGCGATGGTCAGTGTCTTCAGGCTTCGGGGCCGGCTTGGCTCAAAGGCCGCTCGCCAAGAGAACTCGGACCACTGCTTGCGGGCGGCTGGGAGCCCTATTCTCTTTTCACTTGCTGCCGGGGCGTGGAGGGACTACGGAGGTGGTCACGGGTGGCCGGAGGAGgggcgcgggagggagggagaagggttacACCAGCTTTTTGGCCTCAAAGAAGCTCTTGAGGTGGCGCATCTGCCAGATGCCTGTAAGGATGAGGATGACGGTCTGGGCGATGGACCACCACAGCACTCTCTGGTTGGTGCTCTCGCTCGTCAGGCGGAAACGCTCCTCGCGATACTGCAGGGACATCAGGGGCGATCGATGCACCCCCATCCGGCGTGGCGCTCCCGTACCCCCACCCAGTCAGGGACCCCTGAGCCTCGTAAAATGTAGCTTCGGAGTGTGCTGAGGGAGTGTGTTCGCCTCGCCAACCACCGGCCGCGGGTCTGGGGCTCGGGGATTTCCTGGATTCTTCAGCGAGTGCGAGGACCAGGATGGGGGCTACCCGATTCTTCCTAGCCACCAGGAGCCCGAGACCCCAGATCTCTtgggctggggggcggcggggtcctCGGCCCCCAAAGACGGGGCGCCGGCTGGCGGCGGATCCCGGGGTGTCCGGGGCCCTCTTACCCGTTGGTAGTTCTGCTCCTTCTGGATCTGCTCCACCTGATCGAGCAGCTGGCGGGCGCGGAGCTGCAGCTCCGTCAGTTTGTCTTTGGCGGCGATTTCAGGGTAGTTGTTGGTGTGCTCCCCGACCTGGATGTCCAAGTGCACGCGCTGCGCACGGAACACACCCGGGTCAGCGGCCGTGCTTAAGAGGCCGCCCCGGGCTGGGATCCCCCAGCCCGGCGGCACCAGACCCTCAGGGTAGCCAGCACCACGCTTCTGGGAGCGTGCGGGGGAGACGCCCTGCCCTTTAAAGCCTCGGGCCCCTGGGTGGACTGGTGGGGAGGGCAGGCCGAGGGGGAGGCCAGCACACCCTGCCTGGAAAATACTGCTCTTCGGGCCGCCCTGAAGGTGGAATCACGGGACCTggatcttaatcccagctcctccgctagcctgccaggtgacctcgggcaagtcgcttcgcttctcggggcctcagttccctcacctgtaaaatggggactcgatccctgctctccccccttactcggacggtgagccccactgtgggatggGAAACGTGTCCTACCCGGTCCTTTTGCATCTACTGCGGTGCTTAATCCGGCACTTAGCACGTGAAgcgcgcttaaccaatgccacagtcGGGATTATTTTGGCCAAACGTCACCTCTGAGTGTCCTGAGAACACCTCGCCAACCCACCGGGAGCCCCGAAGCTCGGACCTCGTCCCGGGGAGTTTCCTCACGCTCCCGCCAACCCGTCTCTCGGCAACCCCCGGGTGAGACGTGGAGTTGGCAgtgtccccttcccttctccgcccAAAGGGATGCAAGTTCAGCGgccgagagagggagggagacggagcccggggtgggggggggggaggggaaagagcacggtctttggccTCACTAGCTTGCCGCCGGCGAAGATGGTCATGCGGGTGGAGTTGGAGTGCAGGCAGATCTGGTGCTCGCCCGGGGTGTGCGAGGTGAAGGTGAAGCGACCCTCGGAGCCGTACTGCCGGGACAGCACCACCTGCCAAAGGAAGCCGCGGGAGAGGATGGGCCCGGGCCCGCTCCCTCGCTCCCGCCCGGGCTGACGGGCCCGCCTGCCCGGGTGAGGCCGGCAGCGCCCGAGggggacccctccccggcccctgccccgtgcTACCTTTCCATCGGGGTCCTTCACTTCGACGTGCATGCCCAGCCCCGGCGTCGAGGGCAGGAAGGCCTCGCTCTGCTTGTCCCACAGCTGCGTGCGGTAATTCCCTGCGGGGCGACCCGGGGCCGGCTCAGCGCCCGCCCTGggtcccacctccccgccccggtcCTCCCCGCCAGTCCGTCCCGCCgggcccgtcctcctccccggcaCCGGGAGCCGGGCCGCgaggctcagtggccagagcccgggcttgggagtcggaggtcacgggttcgaatcccggctccgccacttggtgggtgggagcgagtcacttctctgggcctcagttccctcatctgtcaaatggggattaataaggttgggatttgttaagcgcttcctacgtgcagagcaccgttctaagggctgggggagatacacgcgtcccacgtgaggctcagagatcatgggttcgaatcccggctctaccacttgtcagctgtgtgactgtgggcaagtcacttcacttctctgggcctcagtggcctcagctgtaaaatggggatgaagactgtgcgccccacgtgggaccacccgattcccgtgtctcccccagcgcttagaacggcgctctgcacatagtaggcgcttaacaaagaccaacattattatcatcccatttgacagatgaggtccctgaggcccggagaagtgactcgcccagcacacaagattaagagtgggagcctcacgcgggaccagccgatgacgctgtatctgagcgcttagaagagtgctctgcacataggaatagGATtattatggggctggggggggggggggctgaccgATGACCATGGTCTCGTCGGGGATCTCCTCGATGAAGCAGCGCTTCTCCGTCTCTCCGATGTGAAAGTAGAGTCCCTGCGCGGAAGCCGCGCAGAGCGCCGACAGCAGCAGCGCCGAGCGCCACATCGCCCgcagccgccgggccccgccgcctccacCGGCCAtcgcgcccggcccgccgcccagcGCGCCTGCGCAGCCGCCGCCTCCAGAACACCGCGCATGCGCGGCCGCCCCCGCTCgccccaaggccactcagcactGACAGCCAGCCGGAGGCTTCTGCGCAGGCGCCGGGAGCCTCCCGCCCGCCTCGGGGCCGGCGCGCCTGCGCACTGAGTTCTCTAACGGCGGGGGAGGAACGGAGCATGCGCACTGCCCTTCGGGCCGGGCCGCTGCTGTCCATCATCCATATCCGGGCCCGGCGGGCGAGGGCGGCCGCTCATcctctgtgcccccccccccgcgaccccgggagagtaataataataataataatattggtatttgttaagcgcttactattgccgagcactgttctaagcgctggggtagacacaggggaatcaggttgtcccacgtggggttcacagttttaatccccattttacagaggaggtaactgaggcccaaagaagtgaagtgacttgcccacagtcacacagctgacaagtggccgagccgggatttgaacccatgacctctgactccaaagcccctgctctttccactgagccgcgctgcttcaataataataatgttggcatttgttaagggcttactctgtgcagagcactgttccaagcgctgggggagatgcagggtcatcaggttgtcccacgtgcagctcgcATCtaagatgaggtcacaggcccagagaataataatgttggtatttgttaagcgcttactatgtgcagagcactgttcattcattcaatagtatttattgagcgcttactatgtgcagagcactgtactaagcgcttgggatgaacaagtcggcaacagatagagacagtccctgccgtttgacgggcttacagtctaatcgggggagacggacagacagaataataacgatggtatttgttaagcccttactatgttcagagcactgttctaagcgctgggggagatacagggtcatcaggttgtcccacgtgcagctcacagtcttcatccccttttacagatgaggtcactgaggcccagagaagtaaagtgacttgcccaaagccacacagctgacaag includes:
- the TMED4 gene encoding transmembrane emp24 domain-containing protein 4, which gives rise to MAGGGGGARRLRAMWRSALLLSALCAASAQGLYFHIGETEKRCFIEEIPDETMVIGNYRTQLWDKQSEAFLPSTPGLGMHVEVKDPDGKVVLSRQYGSEGRFTFTSHTPGEHQICLHSNSTRMTIFAGGKLRVHLDIQVGEHTNNYPEIAAKDKLTELQLRARQLLDQVEQIQKEQNYQRYREERFRLTSESTNQRVLWWSIAQTVILILTGIWQMRHLKSFFEAKKLV